In the Elizabethkingia bruuniana genome, GGATCTTTAAAATTAAATTTATCCTGGCTTCTGACGATGGATATATCTTCATTAGGAATAGTAAATCCCTTTAGCCCATCATATTTTATGATAGATGAACCTACATTATTATTTTGTAAAATAAATGCACCGGAGATGGTTGGTAAACTATAATTGAAGATATCGGGCTTTGTATCATAGATGCCATTCATAATTGCTTCGAGATCTTCTACTTTTTTATGGGTTTCCTGATCAATCCACGTTGTACGGGTAACTCCACGATATTTGTCATAATCATTAATATTTTTGGAAAGAGGATTAGCCGAGAAATCACTTGCTCCTTTTATTTCATGTTGTATGTTTCCGGGAATATTCAACGACCAGCCTAATCCTACTATACTGGAGACTTCATTTAGTTTTATTCCACCTGTATTATAAGATAAGCTAATGGGGATTGAAACACCATCAACAGTTATAGTGTATATGGGAATATTTATGTTTGCTTTTCCCCTAAAATAATCCATTGGCATTTTTTCAACTTTTGAAAGACTGTATGCTTCTGCGCTGGTAGGGAATGAGATTAATTCCTTTTTTTGTGCGCTTAGTATAGTGGCACACGCAAAAGAAAATAATGTGAAATAGGTTTTCATTGTATTCAATATTTTTTTGTTTTAATTTTTAATTTGAGATTTAGCAACGCCTTTCTAAGGCGATCTGCTTGTGAGATTTTTTAGTGGTTTCATAATATTTTATTTTTAGTGTTTTCCTTTCTCCAACAAAGATCCACACGCGTGGCGACAGAACTTGACGCATTAAAAAAGACTTTCCGTTTTTTTTACTGTAGCATTGAGAAGTTTATTTGTGGAGTAAGGCTTTAACCTGCTCTTCAAGTTTTTGGATTCTTTCCTGTTGTTCTTTGTTCTGTTTATTCTGCTCAATAGAATAAAGTGTCAGCTCCTCGATTTTTTGTAAAAGTTTAATCTGGAAATCCCCAATGTTTACTCCTTCTTTTTGCATTTCAGCAGCTGAGGCAATTTCCGGTAGGTGTTTCTTTTCTTTAATATGTTTTTCTACGTTGGCTAAGTCGGGGAGCTGATACGAATCTTCAAAAACAAAATCTGCTGTTGGAGTAGTGGTAACCTTAATTTCTTTGGCTTCGAGTTTGCCTTGAAGAGAAGCATTTCCATTAGTATTAATTCTTAAATGCTCTTTAAAATTGCCACTTGAAATATTGTTCCTTATATCAGGAGTGTTCCATGAACCTAAAATAATTGGATGGTTAGAGCCTGAAGAAATGACAGGGCCCAATCCTCCCTTTTTAACAAGACCTAATCTTGATTCTCCCTGGGCATCTGCTCCGATATAAGAATTATCAGTATTTGAATATACAGAACCATTAACTTCAAGTTTTTCTGAAGGAGTAGTTGTTCCAATCCCGATATTACCATCGGCAGCAATAGTCATTCTAGATGTTTTGTTGGTAATCAAACTATAAGGATGATTGGTGTGGGTTCCGGCTAAACCTCCGGCAGGAGCAAAAAAGATGTCAGTATTATGAGACCACATTCCGGTTGTAATATCAGAGGTAGTGGTAATTAGCTTAGAATTAGCTGTTCCTTTTACTTCTAGTACTTTATTCCAGCTTTCTGTATTTTCAGGAGTAGTTGTTCCAATCCCTACATTACCATTATTGGTAATGATACCTGCGGGAAAGTTTAATTCGCCTACAGTATTTTTATATGGAATAGTAACCGTTTTAGTACCTGAAAGAGGCTCGTCAGCAATACTCCAGTTGGAAAACCATGATATATCTTCACTCAAACCATGGGCAAAACCTCTTACCGTAAATCGATTGAAATATTTTTTTTCATTGATGAAGATGACAACTTTACCATTCTCATTGGAAAGTTTTACTTCCGGAGTATAGGCACCAAAAGAAGAAATACTATTGTTAATAAATTCATTTTCGTATATGTACCAGTTGAATATTAGCCCAATAGGTTTTCCATCAAAATAATTATAACCTTCAATAATAATGGTAGGCATTCCCTGTTGGTTAATAAACGGGATATTGGTTTTTATTTTTACCCCATGCACCGGAGTATCATTAAAACTGTAATTGATAATAGGGTTGTAATTCTGAGCTTTTATAAGTTCTGAAGAAAGAATGAGTATACATAGAACAATGAGGTATTTAAGTGTTTTCATAGTTTTATTTTTTTAGGGATTTTATTTCATTTTCGAGTTGCAGGATTCTCTTATTCTGCTCAATGGAGTAAAGTGTTAACTCTTCGATTTTCTGCAGAAGCTTGATTTGGAAATTTCCAATGTTTACCCCTTCTTTTTGCATTTCAGCAGCTGAGGCAATCTCCGGCAGGTGTTTCTTTTCTTTAATATGCTTTTCTACATTTTCCAGATCGGGGAGCTGATACGAATCTTCAAAAACAAAATCGGCTGTTGGAGTAGTAGTAACCTTGATTTCTTTGGCTTCGAGCTTGTTGGTAACAGATACATTGTTTGTGAATTCAGCTGTCTTGTTAGCTAAATCAAACTGTACTATATAATCATCATAATTATTTCCAATGTATAATCTGTTAATATCTCCACCATCTCCAACTGCTCCAAATCCTGCGACTCTTTTTTGTAAGCTTTGAGTAATAAATCCATATGATCTTGCCCATAGAGTATTGGCAGTCGTAATGCTTACCCCGTTAGCAGGCCCCCAATAGTCCATAATGATTCCTTCTGCACCATTACCAATGTCTAGCTTGGCTCTTGGGCTGGCATTTCCAATTCCTACATTTCCATTATCATTGAGTTGTAATACAACATCACAGATGCCCCCGCCACAACGGTTTACAGCATCATAACGATGGAAGCTAAGGCCTTTTGTGAAAGTGTTTCCCTTCCATATTGCCCATTCCTTTACCTGTCCGGGTTGTGTGTAGGCATCATCAATGAAACGTAATCCCGTAGGAATATAGCCTCCGTTCCCTCTTATAATAGGAATGTTTTCATTAGCACGAATATCTAATATTGATTCTGGAGTTGATGTTCCAATCCCTATATTTTTGGTTTCCGGATTAGTAGTTGATTGTATTTGCCCTAAAGGTGTTGTTAATTGGGCAAAATATAATGTTGGCAGTGTTAATAATAATATACTTAGCTTTCTCATGATATTTTATTTTGTGTTGGTTGATTGTTGAATATTTTTTTCCAGATTTTTAATCTGTTCTTGCTGCTTTTCTACTAGGTGGAATAATTCTTTGTTTTGTTTATTTTGCTCAATAGAATAAAGTGTCAGCTCTTCAATTTTTTGTAAAAGCTTAATCTGGAAATCACCAATGTTTACACCCTCTTTTTGCATTTCAGCAGCCGAGGCAATCTCCGGTAAGTGCTTCTTTTCCTTAATGTGTTTTTCTACGCTGGCTAGATCGGGGAGTTGATAAGAATCTTCAAAAACAAAATCTGCTGTTGGAGTAGTGGTCACTTTAATTTCTTTGGCTTCGAGTTTGTTGGTAACAGCAACATTGCCATCTGCTGCAATATTTAGTGCTTGTACGGATTTACCGGAAGCATCTACAGTGGTAAATAAAATTTGATTCTCCAGTAGTCTTATATAAGAAGCACCTCTTGTATTATTGAATCTGGAAAAAGGAGTAACACTATTCCAGTGTTTAATATTATTTCCAATCCCTACACCATTGAAGGTAAGACCAGGTTCAGATGCCCATAAGTTTAAATAAGCTGGTGCATCAGTACCATTGCCGGCTGAGTGCAATAGTAACGTTGTATCTCCATGTCCTCCATAAATATTGAGCTTTGCTTGTGGAGAAGAAGTTCCAATCCCCACATTTCCCAGTATATTTTGATCTCCTGAAAATTCATTGCTGCCTTTCGTGGCGAGTTCCTGCCAGTTATTCCAGACACCAGCGTCACCGTTTCTTGTTCTGAAAGAAATACGATTACCTCCATGAGGTGCATAATCAGCATTGATTTGTGCATCATAACGATTTGAAAGACCTCCGAAACTTATTAATGCACCGCTAAATGGAGTGCCGGACGATTCATAGGCAAAAGTATATCCGTTACCAAAATTGTTGACTGATCCAGGATCTTTTATAAATGATGTTTGGGTTAAGCTTTGGGCAGACAGCCCAATAGAAGTAAATAGTGTGAGTAATAAAAATGTGTTTTTCATAATATTTTAATTTTTAAAAGGTTAATAATTGTTTCATTTGTTTTCATCGTGTCTTACAGTGGTTTTGTGATGTAGTGTTTCATAGGCTTTAAGTTTATAAGGTTGACAGGTTTTAAGGTTAAATAGGGAAGATGATGTGCTACTGGCTATCAGTTGTCTGTTGCCAGCAATCAACCATCAACCATCAACCATCAACCATCAACCATGATCAGATAACCGACAAGGCAAATATCCTGGCTCGTGGCGTCAAAACTTGACGCATTATATTTTAGTTTGGATTTTTTTAATGGAATGATAGTTTTTTTACTGTTTTTGGGTGCTGTATAGTCCCCGAGATTTATTTCTTGTAGATTTAATAAACAGTTAAAAAGAGCTACAATGAAAATATATAACTTTGACCAAACGTTAGCCAGCCATGTTATATATTATAATGGTAGTAATGCTTCAGGCACTGATCACGCTTGCATTATTAATGTGTTTAATAAAAAACAGAAAATCTCTGCTCAATATGCTGTTGCTCTATATTCTGGTAGTAGTGCTGGATATGGGATACGAATATTTTATTATTCAGAGGTTCGGGTACGAATGGGTGATGTATGAAATTCCGGGTAGCCTGCGCGTTTTTAAAGGGCTGATTTTTCTTTATGCCACAGCATACCTTATTAACGCCCGCTGGCGGGACAAACTGAAATATCTTATACCGCCCTTGTCTTTGGTTGTGGTGCACCATACAGTAGTGGTATCGGCAAAATTACTCGGTCTTTCGTGGGCAGATGCTGCAATAGCCTCTTACAAAGCCTATTTTATTTACTATACTTATTACTGGATTCTATGTCTTGCTTTGTCTATTTTTCTTTTAATAAAACATCGGAAAACTGTTAGTCATGCTATAGCCAACAACTTCAGATATCTTTTGTGCTATATCCTTGCCAGCATTCTCATTTTATATGCCATCTCTTATTCTTCATCCGACAGAATACAATATCAGAAGGTTTATATCCTAATGTTTCTTATTCAGTTCGGGTGGATATTGTACGTTTATATTTTAACGTACAAGTTCAGGCTGAAAGAAGAACGCGAAATTATTCAGCAATCTTTAGAGTCTAAGGAGACGTACCAGTATAAAGACCTTTCAAAAATAGATTTCGATTCATTACAGAAAGCCATAGAGTATTTTTATAAAGAAACTAACGTTTATCTTGATGAAGAATTTACGCTGAGTCAGCTGGCAGATCATCTCGAAATTAGTAAATCAGATCTTAGTATAACTTTTAATAAGTATCTGAATTCTAACTTTCATGAGTATACCAACAGAAACCGCATTATGCATTTTAAACAGATCCTGACACAGGATCCTTCAGCCAATGTTACCGATCTTGCTTTTCAGTGTGGTTTCAAATCTAAATCCACTTTTTACAAATATTTTAAGAGAGAATTTAACTGCCTTCCTTCAGAGTATCTGCCTAGTTTACAATAATTTAATATTTGTAATTAGCTGATATTCAATAGGTTTATTTTAAGGTTTCTGAATTTTAGTTGTATAAAATTTTAATGAACTAAAACTTTTTTGGGGACAGACATCTTTGTGCAAAATTTTACGAAGATGACACGAAAAAGACTTTTGATAACGAAAGCTGCATTTTTCTTTTTAGGTTCCTTTGCTTTTGCTCAGACCTCCGTCAGCGGAACTGTAACAGATAATGAAGGTAACCTTCCCAATGCTTTGGTATATATAGAAAACAGGCAGGAGCGTATAACCTCTAATATAGATGGTTCCTTTATTCTGAATAATATTCCGGACGGATCTTACAAACTGATTATAGAATATAAAGGCTATGACAATCTTTCCGTTCCTTTTACAATTTCGGGAACCACTCCGGTAAGTTTAGGACTGATTAAGTTAGGCGGTACAAAAGTTAAAGAGAATAATATCCAAGGAGTTGTTGTTACAAGCGTATACAAAGCTTCTCAGGCCAGAGCTATTACCATGAAAAAGAACTCCAATACAATCACAGAAGTTCTTTCTGCAGATGCTATTGGAAAATTGCCGGACCGTAATGCTGCAGATGCTGTACAACGGATGCAGGGTGTATCTATTGAACGGGATATGGGAGAGGGACGTTTTGTTGCTGTAAGAGGAACACCTATACAATGGACAGCTTCTACACTCAATGGAAACAGAATGCCAAGTGCCAGTGGTGACAATGCTAATCGTGGAATACAAATGGATATTTTCCCATCGGAGCTAATTCAGAATGTACGTTTGTCCAAAGCACTTACGCCAGATCTTGATGGTGATGCTATCGGAGGACATGTAGATTTTATTACCAAAACATCACCTAATAAAGAAGTTTTAGCAGTAAGTGCTGCCAGTGGATATGTTAATATGGCTAAATCCCCGACTTATAATGCCTCTGTGGTCTATGGAAATAAGATTACCAATAAACTGAAATTTATTACTTCTGCTGTAATCTGGGAACGCTCCACTGCTATAGACCAAATGCGGAATATCTTCAATTACGGACTTGCTGATAAAACCGCTTCTTATTCTGTTAATCAGTTACAACTTCGGGATTATCTGGCCAACAGAAGAACACTAGGTTTTAATATGGGAATGGACTATGAGATCAACAGCCGGAATAAATTGTATGTAAGAGGCTTGTATAGCCAGTATAAAGACGGGCAGTCTGTACGGGAAACTTATTTCAATTTTGATAATAAAAATGTAACACTTCAGGCCAGACATGCAGATTACCTTACGGATCTGTATTCTATGGAATTAGGCGGGAGTCATCAGGCTGGTCAGCGTATGGAAATTACCTGGTCGTTATCAAAAGCACGCTCAGAGTTCAGGTTCGACTCGCCGAAGAATCTCGAGAAATCGGAGCGGGGATATCCTATTGTTAATTTTATTCAGCCAATGACGTACGGAAATCTATCTGCAGATGGCAGGAAATATATGGCAATGGATGCTCCGGACGGCATTGGAGATACAGGTGATTATACATTGCCACATCAGCAAAAGCCAATTGCTGCAGATCAGTTGAGGTTAAATCAGGTAATTCTTAGTCAGAATCATAACAGTGAAACAGATTTAAGAGGACAGGCAGATGTAAAGTATAAGGTATCGGATAATTTTGAATTAAAGTTCGGAACAAAATATGCAAATAAAGAAAAAGTAGTAGATGCCAGTGTATTGGTATGGATGCCCAAATCTTCATTAGGAATTCCGGGTAGCCCTGTTACTTATATGAATCAATTGGAGCGCGAAGGATTTCCATACAAAGGAGGTTTTATGAATCCTCTGGGAAATCCGTATAACGCCGTTATTATCGATCAGATTACCAATGGACAAATCGATAGTATGTACGATGCTGCAACACAAAACCGCTTGGGGCTGATGCAGGTGAGCAAAAAAGACAGCAACTCCAATTTGACAAGTTCTTACCGTGGTACAGAAAATGTATGGGGCACTTATATTATGGGAACCTGGAAAATTACTGACAATTTTCAGTTGTTGGGAGGAATTAGAAATGAATATAATGATATTACATTCTGGGGAAAGAAAGTCGTTGCAGATAAAGCGGAGGATATAAAAGATAGTAAAACTTATAATGTAGTCCTTCCGATGGTCAATGTAAAATGGAATCTTAGCAAAGATCGCATTCTCCGGGCAGCTTATACCCGTTCGTTTGCAAGACCGGACTTCAATGATCTTAATCCGGGAACTATTATTAATGATATCACCAATACAGTCAATCAGGGAAACACCAAACTGGAGCCTACATTTTCAAACAATTTTGATTTGATGTTTGAAAACTACTTTGGCAAACTGGATCTTGTTACAGCAGGTGTTTTTTATAAAGATATTACCAATCTTATTTACAAAGATCAGTCTATTGTGGATATCGGCGGGAGACCATATACATTTACTTCTCCCAAAAACCTGGAAGGAGCCAGTCTTTTTGGATTTGAAGCAGGAATATCCAAACGCTTTGAAGGCCTTCCCGGATTTTTAAAGAACCTCGGCTTTGAAGGAAATTATACCTATATCACATCCAAAATGAAGATGCCTGTATATGAAAACGGAAAACAGACGGGCACTGTGACAGCCACTATTCCTAATCAGGCAAAGCATATATTCAATGCAATATTATTTTACGAAACCAGCAAATTCATGCTTCGCCTCGCGGGAAATTATAAAGGAAACTACGTGAGCGAAGTAAGAGCTGCAGCTGGCCCGGATCATTACCAATATTTTGATAAAAACTTTACTGTAGATGCTTCTGCCTCGTACAGCATTAATAAAAATATTCGCCTGTTTGTAGAGCTTAATAATATCTTCAACGAACCCAACCGCTATTATATGGGAGTAAAGAGCCGTGTTGAAAACATCTCTTACTCAGGAATCAGAGGACAGATGGGGATCAATTTCAATTTTTAGTCAGAAACAATTTTATTTATATGAAAAAGTATATATATACCGCTGCATTTTGTATGGCAGCGCTAATGCAGGCACAGGACAAATGCCAAAACCTTAAGATTAATCAGATACAGGTTGTCGGGACGCATAATTCGTATGCGCAACCAGCAGATCCTAAAGTATTGGATATGGCATCACCAATTATTAGTGGACTGATGCAGAAGTTTGGCAGCAGTATGTCTGAAGAACAAAAAGCGAAGTTCAAAGAATACCATCCATATGATTTCAATATAAAAGAAGGACTTAATTATAACCATCCGGATTTTACAGAGCAGCTGAATGCTAATCTGCGAGGTTTGGAGCTTGATGTATACTATGATCCGGATGGTGGCAGATTCAGTACTCCGGCTACTTATCAGATATTAAAAGAAAAAGGCATTACTAATTTGGCGCCTCATAATACAAAAGGATTGGATCAGCCAGGATTCAAAGTTTTGCATATGGCTGATATCGACTTCAGATCACATTATCCGACCCTGAAAGATGCACTTGTAGCACTGCGCAGCTGGTCCGATGCTCATTCCGGGCATACACCTGTTTTTATTATGGTAGAAGCCAAGGATTCAGGATTCCCAATTTTTCCTAACAGTACCAAGGTTTTGCCTTTCGATAAGAAAGCCTATGACGATCTGGATAAAGAAATCCTGCAGTATCTGGGCAAAGAGAAGATTATTACCCCTGCAAGTGTTCAGGGTAAATA is a window encoding:
- a CDS encoding AraC family transcriptional regulator, whose translation is MLYIIMVVMLQALITLALLMCLIKNRKSLLNMLLLYILVVVLDMGYEYFIIQRFGYEWVMYEIPGSLRVFKGLIFLYATAYLINARWRDKLKYLIPPLSLVVVHHTVVVSAKLLGLSWADAAIASYKAYFIYYTYYWILCLALSIFLLIKHRKTVSHAIANNFRYLLCYILASILILYAISYSSSDRIQYQKVYILMFLIQFGWILYVYILTYKFRLKEEREIIQQSLESKETYQYKDLSKIDFDSLQKAIEYFYKETNVYLDEEFTLSQLADHLEISKSDLSITFNKYLNSNFHEYTNRNRIMHFKQILTQDPSANVTDLAFQCGFKSKSTFYKYFKREFNCLPSEYLPSLQ
- a CDS encoding TonB-dependent receptor — its product is MTRKRLLITKAAFFFLGSFAFAQTSVSGTVTDNEGNLPNALVYIENRQERITSNIDGSFILNNIPDGSYKLIIEYKGYDNLSVPFTISGTTPVSLGLIKLGGTKVKENNIQGVVVTSVYKASQARAITMKKNSNTITEVLSADAIGKLPDRNAADAVQRMQGVSIERDMGEGRFVAVRGTPIQWTASTLNGNRMPSASGDNANRGIQMDIFPSELIQNVRLSKALTPDLDGDAIGGHVDFITKTSPNKEVLAVSAASGYVNMAKSPTYNASVVYGNKITNKLKFITSAVIWERSTAIDQMRNIFNYGLADKTASYSVNQLQLRDYLANRRTLGFNMGMDYEINSRNKLYVRGLYSQYKDGQSVRETYFNFDNKNVTLQARHADYLTDLYSMELGGSHQAGQRMEITWSLSKARSEFRFDSPKNLEKSERGYPIVNFIQPMTYGNLSADGRKYMAMDAPDGIGDTGDYTLPHQQKPIAADQLRLNQVILSQNHNSETDLRGQADVKYKVSDNFELKFGTKYANKEKVVDASVLVWMPKSSLGIPGSPVTYMNQLEREGFPYKGGFMNPLGNPYNAVIIDQITNGQIDSMYDAATQNRLGLMQVSKKDSNSNLTSSYRGTENVWGTYIMGTWKITDNFQLLGGIRNEYNDITFWGKKVVADKAEDIKDSKTYNVVLPMVNVKWNLSKDRILRAAYTRSFARPDFNDLNPGTIINDITNTVNQGNTKLEPTFSNNFDLMFENYFGKLDLVTAGVFYKDITNLIYKDQSIVDIGGRPYTFTSPKNLEGASLFGFEAGISKRFEGLPGFLKNLGFEGNYTYITSKMKMPVYENGKQTGTVTATIPNQAKHIFNAILFYETSKFMLRLAGNYKGNYVSEVRAAAGPDHYQYFDKNFTVDASASYSINKNIRLFVELNNIFNEPNRYYMGVKSRVENISYSGIRGQMGINFNF
- a CDS encoding phosphatidylinositol-specific phospholipase C domain-containing protein, with amino-acid sequence MKKYIYTAAFCMAALMQAQDKCQNLKINQIQVVGTHNSYAQPADPKVLDMASPIISGLMQKFGSSMSEEQKAKFKEYHPYDFNIKEGLNYNHPDFTEQLNANLRGLELDVYYDPDGGRFSTPATYQILKEKGITNLAPHNTKGLDQPGFKVLHMADIDFRSHYPTLKDALVALRSWSDAHSGHTPVFIMVEAKDSGFPIFPNSTKVLPFDKKAYDDLDKEILQYLGKEKIITPASVQGKYASLKEAVTHNNWPKLSDSKGKFIFMLLPGSAGTLSSKNNPYLINGTLQNRIMFLNSEPDDDFAAFILLDNAIVRQKEIQEMVKKGFMVRTRSDIETYEAKMNDFTRSKAAFSSGAQVISTDFFHPGNTYGTSYFVQPPKGAGYINNPINSSCR